From the genome of Nocardia sp. NBC_01503, one region includes:
- a CDS encoding limonene-1,2-epoxide hydrolase family protein — protein sequence MSELPELQQDAVTTVREFFAAMEVKAVTEALELADPGIVWKNTSLPDVRGIDRVRWVLDKLSNPRYGFRVDMHHIAADADGVVLTERTDYLRFGPVEISFWVCGTFELVDGRITLWHDHFSWENFLRGTVMGLLRAALPR from the coding sequence ATGTCGGAGTTACCTGAGTTGCAGCAGGACGCGGTTACGACCGTGCGGGAATTCTTCGCCGCCATGGAGGTGAAGGCCGTCACCGAGGCGCTCGAGCTCGCCGATCCCGGCATCGTCTGGAAGAACACCTCGCTACCGGATGTGCGCGGTATCGACCGGGTGCGCTGGGTGCTCGACAAGCTCAGCAACCCCCGCTACGGATTCCGAGTGGATATGCACCATATCGCCGCCGATGCGGATGGCGTGGTGCTCACCGAGCGCACCGACTACCTGCGCTTCGGGCCCGTGGAGATCTCGTTCTGGGTATGCGGGACATTCGAGCTCGTCGACGGTCGAATCACGCTGTGGCACGACCACTTCAGCTGGGAGAACTTCCTGCGCGGCACCGTGATGGGACTATTGCGCGCCGCACTCCCCCGTTGA
- a CDS encoding LGFP repeat-containing protein translates to MRTFARRSAGFIAALAVVTAFTAGCDKDDKDSKSDTAAATTSAMAAETTTEHATETKIATRDGAEVTVAGDFLAKYTEMGGVTGPLGLPTGAQQDAPGGGKIQEFAGGAIVSSPATGIHVVWGEIRKAWEEHGGPGGKLGYPTSDETDITGGKQSEFTGGTITWVDNQTTVTEK, encoded by the coding sequence ATGCGCACCTTCGCTCGACGTTCGGCCGGATTCATCGCGGCCCTCGCTGTCGTGACCGCCTTCACCGCGGGCTGCGACAAGGACGACAAGGATTCGAAATCCGATACCGCGGCGGCCACCACCAGCGCCATGGCGGCGGAGACCACCACCGAGCACGCCACCGAAACCAAGATCGCCACTCGCGATGGCGCCGAGGTCACCGTCGCCGGTGACTTCCTCGCCAAGTACACCGAGATGGGCGGGGTGACCGGACCGCTCGGATTGCCCACCGGCGCACAGCAGGACGCCCCAGGCGGCGGCAAGATCCAGGAGTTCGCGGGCGGCGCCATCGTGAGCAGTCCGGCCACCGGAATTCACGTGGTGTGGGGCGAGATTCGCAAGGCGTGGGAGGAGCACGGCGGTCCGGGCGGCAAACTCGGCTACCCGACCTCGGACGAAACCGATATCACCGGCGGTAAACAGAGCGAATTCACCGGCGGCACCATCACCTGGGTGGACAACCAGACCACCGTCACCGAGAAGTGA
- a CDS encoding TetR/AcrR family transcriptional regulator, which produces MPTAFELLWPAPARPKRGPKPSLTLEGIVSEAIALADAEGLANLSMQRLAERLGCAKMALYRYVPGKSELTALMLDTAFGEPPEMTAAQADSAEPWRAYLRVWTETIYDRFGEHPWALELTPGIRPLGPNEMSWLENGLAALEDCALTAAERFDTVVLLLGHARSLLQQVGGADDDAEAELAKEMGAVLIQHADRFPQVAAALTEQATRPEDDSGRGNALHFGIERILDGLGAYIGSRK; this is translated from the coding sequence ATGCCGACCGCGTTCGAACTGCTCTGGCCCGCACCCGCGCGACCCAAACGCGGGCCCAAACCCTCCCTCACCCTGGAGGGCATCGTGAGCGAGGCGATCGCACTCGCCGACGCCGAGGGCTTGGCGAATCTGTCCATGCAGCGCCTGGCCGAACGGCTGGGCTGCGCGAAGATGGCGCTCTACCGGTATGTCCCGGGCAAATCCGAACTGACGGCGCTCATGCTCGACACCGCCTTCGGCGAACCCCCGGAAATGACCGCGGCACAGGCTGATTCAGCCGAACCATGGCGGGCCTACCTGCGCGTCTGGACCGAGACCATCTACGACCGCTTCGGCGAACACCCGTGGGCGCTGGAGCTGACGCCCGGTATCCGCCCCCTCGGACCCAATGAGATGAGCTGGCTGGAGAACGGACTCGCCGCCCTCGAAGACTGCGCACTGACCGCGGCCGAACGCTTCGACACCGTGGTCCTGCTGCTCGGACACGCACGCAGCCTGCTGCAGCAGGTGGGCGGGGCCGATGACGACGCGGAGGCTGAACTGGCAAAGGAGATGGGTGCGGTGCTGATCCAGCACGCCGACCGCTTCCCCCAGGTCGCCGCCGCCCTGACCGAACAGGCGACGCGACCGGAGGACGATTCGGGTCGGGGTAACGCGCTCCACTTCGGCATCGAACGGATCCTGGACGGACTCGGGGCATACATCGGCAGCCGGAAATAG
- a CDS encoding PhoH family protein — MTDARSVNAPTGNAASNRGTRTTGPGVRASQSSESGLKTFVVDTSVLLSDPWALTRFGEHHVVLPLVVISELEAKRHHHELGWFAREALRMLDDLRLAHGRLDQRIPVGTGGGTLQVELNHTDPNVLPVGFRTDSNDSRILACALNFAAEGQRVVLVSKDIPMRVKASAVGLRAEEYHAQDVVTSGWTGMVEMEVGSEIVDKLYSDSVIDLDEARDMPCHTGIRLLSARGSALARVSPDKRVQLVRGDREAFGLHGRSAEQRIALDLLLDESIGIVSMGGRAGTGKSALALTAGLEAVLERRTHRKVVVFRPLYAVGGQDLGYLPGSESEKMGPWAQAVFDTLDGLASPEVMEEVQARGMLEVLPLTHIRGRSLHDSFVIVDEAQSLERNVLLTVLSRLGSGSRVVLTHDVAQRDNLRVGRHDGVAAVIEKLKGHPLFAHITLTRSERSPIAALVTEMLEEFGPNA; from the coding sequence GTGACTGATGCACGCTCCGTCAACGCTCCCACCGGGAACGCCGCCTCGAACCGGGGCACGCGCACCACAGGTCCGGGAGTTCGCGCCTCGCAGTCGTCCGAATCAGGACTGAAAACCTTCGTCGTGGATACGTCGGTACTGCTCTCCGACCCTTGGGCCTTGACTCGCTTCGGCGAGCATCACGTCGTATTGCCACTCGTGGTGATCAGTGAACTCGAGGCCAAACGCCACCACCACGAACTGGGCTGGTTTGCCCGCGAGGCACTTCGGATGCTGGACGATCTTCGTCTGGCCCACGGTCGGCTCGATCAGCGGATACCGGTCGGAACCGGTGGCGGGACACTCCAGGTGGAGTTGAACCACACCGATCCGAATGTGCTGCCCGTCGGATTCCGCACCGACAGCAACGATTCCAGGATTCTCGCCTGCGCGCTCAACTTCGCGGCCGAGGGGCAACGAGTCGTGCTGGTGTCCAAGGACATTCCGATGCGCGTCAAGGCGAGCGCGGTCGGCCTGCGGGCCGAGGAGTATCACGCGCAGGATGTCGTCACCTCCGGCTGGACCGGAATGGTGGAGATGGAGGTCGGCTCCGAAATCGTCGACAAGCTCTACAGCGATTCGGTCATCGATCTGGACGAGGCCCGGGATATGCCGTGCCACACCGGTATTCGACTGTTGAGCGCCCGGGGCAGCGCACTGGCCCGCGTCTCGCCGGACAAGCGGGTGCAGCTGGTGCGCGGTGACCGGGAGGCGTTCGGCCTGCACGGCCGCTCCGCCGAACAGCGCATCGCCCTGGATCTGCTGCTGGACGAGAGCATCGGCATCGTGTCGATGGGTGGCCGCGCCGGTACCGGCAAGTCCGCGCTCGCGCTGACCGCGGGCCTGGAAGCGGTGCTGGAACGGCGAACTCATCGCAAGGTGGTGGTCTTCCGTCCGCTGTACGCGGTCGGCGGCCAGGATCTGGGCTACCTGCCCGGCTCCGAGAGCGAGAAGATGGGGCCCTGGGCGCAGGCCGTCTTCGACACCCTGGACGGGCTCGCCAGCCCGGAGGTGATGGAGGAGGTGCAGGCGCGCGGCATGCTGGAGGTGTTGCCGCTCACCCACATTCGCGGGCGGTCGCTACACGACTCCTTCGTGATCGTGGACGAGGCGCAGTCCCTCGAACGCAATGTGCTGCTCACGGTGCTGAGCCGGTTGGGCAGCGGTTCGCGGGTGGTGCTCACCCACGATGTGGCCCAGCGCGACAATCTGCGAGTCGGGCGACACGACGGTGTCGCCGCGGTGATCGAGAAGCTCAAGGGGCATCCGCTCTTCGCGCACATCACCCTGACCCGCAGTGAGCGTTCGCCGATCGCGGCGCTGGTCACCGAGATGCTGGAGGAGTTCGGGCCGAACGCGTAA
- a CDS encoding acyl-ACP desaturase — protein MQNDLADHELLEQLAAEVEANLVRHIALAAEWQPHDYVPWDDGRNFEFLGGTDWEPGQSELSEVSRLALTVSVLIADNLPSYHREIGKYLRTGPWWRWVGRWTAEENRHEILIRNYLMVTRAVDPIELERMRMAHMTASFRRPAMHLIDVLATCAFEEAAAAVRHRNTAATADSPIVASIAERLAADDELQAVFFANLVSAALDLVPDQAVRAIADRVADFHVPVVELASGKSSDEVLAEAGIYDKAQEPALVFGPLLERWNIFTRTDFSETGEKARAELAHLK, from the coding sequence GTGCAGAACGATTTGGCCGACCACGAACTGCTGGAACAGCTGGCGGCAGAGGTGGAAGCAAACCTGGTTCGCCATATCGCCCTGGCGGCGGAATGGCAGCCCCACGACTACGTGCCGTGGGATGACGGTCGAAACTTCGAGTTCCTCGGTGGAACCGATTGGGAGCCTGGGCAATCCGAGCTCAGCGAGGTCTCCAGGCTCGCGCTGACGGTGAGTGTGCTGATTGCCGACAATCTGCCCTCCTATCACCGGGAGATCGGCAAGTACCTGCGTACCGGGCCGTGGTGGCGCTGGGTCGGTCGCTGGACCGCCGAGGAGAACCGGCACGAAATCCTGATCCGCAACTACCTCATGGTGACGCGTGCGGTCGACCCCATCGAGCTCGAGCGCATGCGCATGGCGCATATGACCGCCAGTTTCCGCCGGCCCGCCATGCATCTGATCGATGTGCTGGCCACCTGTGCCTTCGAAGAGGCGGCAGCGGCTGTGCGCCACCGCAATACCGCCGCCACCGCCGACAGCCCGATTGTCGCGAGCATCGCCGAGCGGCTGGCCGCCGATGACGAACTGCAGGCTGTCTTCTTCGCCAACCTGGTCTCGGCGGCCCTCGACCTGGTTCCCGATCAGGCCGTGCGCGCCATTGCCGACCGGGTCGCCGACTTCCATGTGCCGGTGGTCGAACTCGCCAGCGGTAAGAGCAGTGACGAGGTGCTCGCCGAGGCCGGTATCTACGACAAGGCGCAGGAGCCCGCCCTGGTCTTCGGTCCGCTGCTGGAGCGCTGGAATATCTTCACCCGCACCGACTTCAGCGAAACCGGCGAGAAGGCCCGCGCCGAACTCGCCCACCTGAAGTAA